A section of the bacterium genome encodes:
- a CDS encoding Gfo/Idh/MocA family oxidoreductase: protein MTHLTGENMAVIRIGVAGVGRLGALHVARLREVAGVELAGVFDVKQERAQQVAAEHGTRAFAALPELLANCAALTIAVPTSDHFTTALAALQAGRHVLIEKPITTTIAQARQLIALAQTQNLILQVGHIERFNGALRALAGFPLAPRFIESHRMASFDPRGTDVAVVLDLMIHDIDIILSLVQSAITRVDANGVAVVSHEPDIANARLQFANGCVANVTASRISQKKMRKMRLFQRDAYISVDFLQGFSEVFRLTAPEETVSGQAFPLVLGKLDQGARPRHILYEKREAPESNALRAELESFASAIRHEAPPPVTGEDGLHALEVATAITEMIKGQPPA, encoded by the coding sequence ATGACCCATTTGACGGGAGAAAATATGGCGGTGATTCGCATTGGAGTTGCCGGAGTTGGCAGGCTGGGCGCACTGCACGTTGCGCGCCTGCGCGAAGTTGCGGGAGTCGAGCTGGCGGGCGTTTTTGACGTCAAGCAGGAGCGCGCCCAGCAAGTGGCAGCCGAGCATGGCACGCGCGCGTTCGCCGCGCTGCCGGAATTGCTGGCAAACTGCGCGGCATTGACGATCGCAGTGCCGACCAGCGATCATTTCACCACGGCGCTGGCAGCGCTGCAAGCCGGCCGCCACGTGCTCATCGAAAAACCCATCACCACCACCATTGCGCAGGCGCGGCAGCTCATTGCCCTGGCGCAGACGCAGAACCTGATTCTGCAAGTGGGCCACATCGAGCGGTTCAACGGCGCGCTGCGCGCGCTGGCGGGATTTCCGCTGGCGCCGCGCTTCATCGAGTCACATCGCATGGCGTCATTTGATCCGCGCGGCACCGACGTCGCGGTGGTGCTCGATTTGATGATTCACGACATTGACATCATTTTGAGCCTGGTGCAGAGCGCCATCACCCGCGTTGACGCCAACGGCGTGGCGGTGGTTTCGCACGAGCCGGACATTGCCAACGCCCGGCTGCAGTTTGCCAATGGTTGCGTGGCCAACGTCACTGCCAGCCGCATCTCACAAAAAAAGATGCGCAAGATGCGCCTCTTTCAACGCGACGCCTACATCTCGGTTGATTTCCTGCAGGGCTTTAGCGAAGTCTTCCGCCTCACTGCCCCAGAGGAAACCGTGTCCGGCCAGGCCTTTCCCCTGGTGCTGGGCAAGCTCGATCAGGGCGCGCGGCCGCGGCACATCCTCTACGAAAAGCGTGAGGCGCCCGAGAGCAATGCCCTGCGCGCCGAGTTGGAGAGCTTTGCCAGCGCGATCAGACATGAGGCCCCGCCGCCGGTCACCGGTGAGGACGGCTTGCATGCGCTGGAAGTGGCCACCGCAATTACGGAAATGATCAAGGGACAGCCGCCGGCGTAA
- the meaB gene encoding methylmalonyl Co-A mutase-associated GTPase MeaB, which produces MNSSDLLASFFAGSRRALAKVITAVENETSEAPALLHAIYGRVGKAYRLGITGPPGAGKSTIVDELTKLLRRFNHSVGIVAVDPSSPFTGGALLGDRVRMADISVDPGVFIRSMATRGSLGGLSQKAQEAGDVLDAFGKDFVIYETVGVGQSELDIVETADTVIVVLVPESGDAVQAMKAGLMEIADIFVMNKSDRAGAARALHELSAILHLRPPAPWHPPVVAATASQGKGLEEIWQQVTAHREFLERQGHLHLKRRHRRETMIRELVARRLQQEFWDERAEQLLHDHLHDFHENSLSPYEVVAALMQNAAARR; this is translated from the coding sequence ATGAATTCTTCTGACTTGCTTGCATCATTTTTTGCCGGCTCGCGCCGGGCGTTGGCCAAAGTCATTACGGCGGTGGAAAACGAAACTTCAGAGGCGCCGGCGCTGCTGCACGCGATCTACGGCCGCGTCGGCAAGGCCTATCGCCTGGGCATTACCGGCCCGCCCGGCGCCGGCAAATCCACCATCGTCGATGAACTCACCAAGCTGCTGCGCCGCTTCAACCACAGCGTCGGCATCGTGGCCGTGGATCCCTCCAGCCCGTTTACCGGCGGCGCCTTGCTCGGCGATCGTGTGCGCATGGCCGACATCAGCGTCGATCCCGGCGTGTTCATTCGCAGCATGGCGACGCGCGGCTCGCTCGGCGGTCTCTCCCAAAAAGCGCAGGAAGCCGGCGACGTGTTGGATGCCTTCGGCAAGGATTTCGTCATCTACGAAACCGTCGGTGTCGGCCAGTCCGAGCTTGACATCGTCGAAACCGCGGACACCGTGATCGTGGTGCTGGTGCCGGAGAGCGGCGATGCCGTGCAGGCCATGAAGGCCGGCTTGATGGAAATCGCCGATATTTTTGTGATGAACAAATCCGATCGCGCCGGTGCCGCACGCGCGCTGCACGAGTTGTCGGCGATTCTGCATCTGCGTCCGCCGGCGCCGTGGCATCCGCCGGTGGTGGCAGCCACTGCTTCACAAGGCAAGGGCCTGGAGGAGATTTGGCAACAAGTCACCGCGCATCGCGAATTTCTGGAGCGGCAGGGGCATCTTCACCTCAAACGCCGCCACCGCCGCGAGACCATGATTCGCGAGCTGGTCGCGCGGCGCTTGCAGCAGGAATTTTGGGATGAACGCGCCGAGCAACTCCTGCACGACCACTTGCACGATTTTCATGAAAACAGCCTCTCGCCCTATGAGGTCGTCGCAGCGCTGATGCAGAACGCCGCGGCCAGACGCTGA
- a CDS encoding glycosyltransferase family 9 protein, producing the protein MKSDVRLNPFYSSPTLIPDCRLFSGYKPCVPHKLCAGCQDRLAMGTRVLLVNLDALGTVLATTAQLPAIKRAYPDCHLTWLTRPNAMPLLQHNPHIDHLVEWNDENRMVLLQQRFELALNADKSRPAAAFMNAVQAAGKRGFGLNENGAIVPLNAGAEYSFRLGVDDHFKFRVNRRTGNDILAEAWELEYRRDEYVLDLTAEEQAATERWRRELGLPEAALVIGFNTGCSTLFPLKKLELETQAAAIRQLAAELPEAKIILLGGREDTERNQRLAALCEGLALPTPTTLGLRQGIVLTNLADIVVSGDSLGMHLAIGLQKHVVAWFGLSCAAEIDLYDRGVKIIRELACAPCWKKACDLPHGPICVTEFKPEWIVAAVHQARRQLANRAAVDRHVNETAALAVPRG; encoded by the coding sequence ATGAAATCCGACGTGCGTTTGAACCCTTTTTATTCCAGCCCAACCCTCATACCGGATTGCCGCCTGTTCTCCGGCTACAAACCGTGTGTCCCTCACAAACTGTGCGCCGGCTGCCAGGATCGCCTCGCCATGGGCACGCGTGTGTTGCTCGTGAATCTCGACGCGCTCGGCACGGTGCTGGCCACCACCGCGCAATTGCCCGCAATCAAGCGCGCCTATCCGGACTGTCATCTCACTTGGCTCACCCGACCGAATGCCATGCCGCTGCTGCAGCACAATCCCCACATCGATCATCTCGTCGAATGGAATGACGAAAACCGCATGGTGCTGCTGCAACAGCGCTTCGAGCTTGCCTTGAATGCCGACAAAAGCCGGCCGGCCGCGGCATTCATGAATGCGGTGCAAGCGGCCGGCAAGCGCGGCTTCGGGTTGAATGAAAACGGTGCCATCGTGCCGCTCAATGCGGGTGCAGAGTACAGCTTTCGCCTCGGCGTCGACGATCACTTCAAATTTCGGGTGAACCGGCGCACCGGCAATGATATCCTGGCAGAGGCGTGGGAGCTCGAATACCGCCGCGACGAATATGTTTTGGATCTAACGGCCGAAGAGCAGGCCGCCACCGAACGCTGGCGGCGTGAGTTGGGTTTGCCGGAAGCAGCGCTGGTCATCGGTTTCAACACCGGCTGCTCGACGCTCTTTCCCTTGAAGAAATTGGAGCTCGAAACCCAGGCCGCCGCCATCCGGCAACTCGCGGCGGAGCTGCCTGAGGCCAAAATCATTTTGCTGGGCGGCCGGGAAGACACCGAGCGCAATCAACGCCTCGCGGCTCTGTGCGAGGGATTGGCATTGCCCACGCCCACGACGCTTGGCTTGCGCCAGGGCATTGTGCTGACGAATCTCGCGGATATCGTGGTGAGCGGCGACAGTTTGGGCATGCACCTCGCGATCGGCTTGCAGAAGCACGTGGTCGCGTGGTTCGGGTTGTCCTGCGCGGCGGAAATCGATCTCTACGATCGCGGCGTTAAAATTATCCGCGAGCTGGCTTGCGCGCCGTGCTGGAAAAAAGCCTGCGATCTGCCGCACGGTCCGATTTGCGTAACGGAGTTCAAGCCGGAGTGGATTGTGGCTGCAGTGCACCAGGCACGGCGCCAGCTCGCCAACCGTGCAGCGGTGGACAGGCACGTCAACGAAACTGCGGCTCTCGCCGTTCCACGAGGATAA
- a CDS encoding AbgT family transporter, with the protein MRWRFRFSSQFFYRSLDFVEKVGNLLPHPTSLFALFAGLVIIISALAAAFELSAIHPGTGKTIEAVSLLSGEGLRRIVTEMVRNFTNFAPLGTVLVALLGIGVAEGSGLLGAAIRLLVLSAPRRLLTMVIVFAGIMSNAASEIGYVLLVPLGAVIFLAVGRHPLAGLAAAFAGVSGGYSANLLLGTVDPLLAGLSQEAAHIIDPAYLVNPACNYYFMVVSTFVLTLVCTWVAEKIVEPRLGTYTGTEKAMDLQPLSAEEKRGLWYAFATGVVIVLLLLWAVVPEDGVLRDPRNPDFLHSPFLSGIVAIVFLTSAVMGIAYGRGAGTVRSDANVVDAMSKAMGTLASYITLVFFAAQFVAYFSWTNLGLIVAVKGAEFLKAVGFDGIPLLLSFVLLSAALNMFMGSASAKWAIMAPVFVPMFMLLGYTPELTQAAYRIGDSCTNIISPMMSYFALIVAFVQRYSKGAGMGTVIATMAPFTVAFLVAWSVLLVLWFALDLPVGPGAGLRLAE; encoded by the coding sequence ATGAGATGGAGGTTTCGCTTCAGCAGCCAGTTCTTCTATCGCTCGTTGGATTTCGTTGAAAAAGTCGGCAATCTGCTGCCTCATCCCACGAGTTTGTTCGCGCTTTTCGCCGGTCTGGTCATCATCATCTCCGCGCTAGCCGCCGCCTTCGAGCTCTCGGCGATTCATCCCGGCACCGGCAAGACGATTGAAGCGGTGAGCCTGCTCAGCGGTGAAGGCCTGCGGCGCATCGTCACGGAGATGGTGCGCAACTTCACCAACTTCGCGCCGCTCGGCACCGTGCTGGTGGCGCTGCTGGGCATCGGCGTAGCCGAGGGTTCCGGCTTGCTGGGCGCGGCCATCCGGTTGCTGGTGCTCTCCGCGCCGCGGCGGTTGCTGACGATGGTGATTGTCTTCGCCGGCATCATGTCGAACGCCGCTTCTGAAATCGGCTACGTGTTGCTGGTGCCGTTGGGCGCCGTTATTTTTCTCGCGGTCGGCCGCCATCCGCTCGCCGGGTTGGCGGCGGCCTTTGCCGGAGTTTCGGGCGGCTACAGTGCCAATCTTCTGCTCGGCACGGTTGACCCACTGCTCGCCGGCCTGTCGCAGGAAGCGGCGCACATCATCGACCCGGCTTACCTGGTCAATCCCGCCTGCAATTACTATTTCATGGTGGTCTCCACTTTCGTGCTCACGCTGGTGTGCACTTGGGTGGCGGAGAAGATCGTTGAGCCGCGGCTGGGAACCTATACCGGCACGGAAAAGGCCATGGATCTGCAGCCGCTTTCCGCCGAAGAGAAACGCGGATTGTGGTATGCTTTCGCCACCGGGGTGGTCATCGTGTTGTTGCTGCTGTGGGCAGTGGTGCCGGAAGACGGCGTGTTGCGCGATCCCCGCAATCCGGATTTTCTGCATTCCCCCTTTCTCTCCGGCATCGTTGCCATCGTCTTTCTGACCTCGGCGGTGATGGGCATCGCTTACGGCCGCGGCGCCGGCACCGTGCGCAGCGACGCCAACGTCGTCGATGCCATGAGCAAGGCCATGGGAACGCTGGCCTCCTACATCACTCTGGTGTTTTTTGCCGCGCAATTCGTCGCCTATTTTTCGTGGACGAATCTCGGCTTGATCGTGGCGGTGAAAGGCGCGGAATTCCTCAAGGCGGTCGGCTTCGACGGCATCCCCTTGTTGCTCAGCTTCGTGCTGCTGTCCGCCGCCCTGAATATGTTCATGGGCAGCGCCTCGGCCAAATGGGCGATCATGGCGCCGGTGTTCGTGCCGATGTTCATGCTGCTAGGTTACACGCCGGAACTGACCCAGGCCGCCTATCGCATCGGCGATTCCTGCACCAACATCATCTCGCCGATGATGTCTTATTTTGCCTTGATTGTGGCATTTGTGCAGCGCTACAGCAAGGGCGCCGGCATGGGCACGGTGATCGCCACCATGGCGCCTTTCACGGTGGCATTCTTGGTGGCCTGGTCGGTTCTGCTGGTCTTGTGGTTTGCGTTGGATCTGCCGGTGGGACCGGGCGCCGGCTTGCGGCTCGCGGAGTAG
- a CDS encoding glycosyltransferase family 2 protein: protein MSTTIAETAAPQPASRLLPITLGDDHIRLSALVITKNEAGNIHDCLASLHWVQEIIVVDAESEDNTAALAREFTDKVFVRRWEGYAAAKQFALAQCSGEWVLWIDADERVPAELREEICALLSGTPACAAYELPRLANFLGRWMMHGGWYPGHVVRLFRRELAGFNTRSIHEGVEVRGKIGRLQNHLLHYTDRDLRHYFEKFNRYSSLAAEELQQSDRCFQWWDLLFRPPWMFLRMYLFKTGFLDGLPGFILACLSSAYVFTKYAKLWELEKNAAAR from the coding sequence ATGAGCACAACCATCGCGGAAACGGCCGCACCTCAACCCGCAAGCCGGTTGTTGCCGATCACACTCGGCGACGACCACATTCGCCTCTCGGCCCTGGTGATTACCAAAAACGAGGCCGGTAATATTCATGACTGCCTGGCTTCGCTGCATTGGGTGCAGGAAATCATCGTGGTCGACGCCGAGAGCGAAGACAACACCGCGGCGCTGGCGCGCGAGTTCACCGACAAGGTCTTTGTGCGCCGCTGGGAAGGCTATGCCGCGGCCAAGCAGTTTGCGTTGGCGCAGTGCAGCGGCGAATGGGTGTTGTGGATCGACGCCGATGAACGCGTGCCCGCGGAGCTGCGCGAAGAGATTTGCGCCCTGCTCTCCGGCACACCGGCGTGTGCGGCCTACGAGCTGCCGCGCCTGGCGAATTTCCTCGGGCGCTGGATGATGCACGGCGGCTGGTATCCCGGGCATGTCGTGCGGCTGTTCCGCCGCGAGCTGGCCGGCTTCAACACCCGCAGCATTCACGAAGGCGTCGAAGTGCGCGGCAAGATCGGGCGGCTGCAGAACCATCTTCTGCATTACACCGATCGCGACCTGCGGCACTATTTCGAAAAATTCAACCGCTACTCGTCGCTGGCCGCCGAAGAGCTGCAGCAAAGCGACCGGTGCTTCCAGTGGTGGGATTTGCTGTTCCGGCCGCCGTGGATGTTCCTGCGCATGTATTTGTTCAAAACCGGATTCCTCGACGGCCTGCCCGGCTTCATTCTCGCCTGCTTGTCGAGTGCGTATGTGTTCACAAAATATGCGAAGCTGTGGGAGCTTGAAAAAAACGCAGCCGCGCGCTGA
- a CDS encoding HEAT repeat domain-containing protein: MMKKTALLLLLPFLALAFQSCRNNHKEIAEVIRLENRRVAARELVKFVMHPQEEVRKRAAIALGRSQDPDAVPALVELLRSGNPAVRVEAAFALGQLAQANTASVVLAFLTNEKDLEVRLHLLEALGKIASDSSISRIDSTLQQLLQDDIPIMRAEAALTIGRLAHRRFSRPGWGAKLIALLTDDNEEVRWRSAYALFRLADAATAPALEQALQDRSGRVQMQAARALGVINAQKAIPSLSRLAHHDPDWRVRVSAAQALGNLLDPQRDTTMTALLPLQDANLHVRLTAVRALGTAYEHISRRQAQPAQAAVVALLLGQIKGAAASGELTTTWQEQVAAAQALASALGPEALTPLAPLAASSEVYVRAGAAPALAATRAPGALPILEKLATDEATLVRIAALEALPKISAPPQALPIYLNALASGDQVLTAIAAQNLAADSSRRQEHATEIIQAYESLQPPVDVEVAQMIFKALADCRNPAAVPLLEAALQVPDKPFAAAAASALQQLTGRDYSDKLPKETKPSWDFEYREISKLRSAWATVETDAGEFELQFFPEEAPLVTLNFVRLAQRGFFNGLLIHRVVPNFVIQTGDPRGDMWGSPGYSLRSEFSRLRYTRGMVGMASVGPDTEGSQWFITHSDQPHLDGRYTIFARVRKGMEVVEELQVGNRIKRITTHF, encoded by the coding sequence ATGATGAAAAAAACCGCTTTGCTGTTGCTTCTGCCGTTCCTCGCGCTGGCATTCCAGAGCTGCCGCAACAATCACAAAGAAATCGCTGAAGTCATCCGGCTCGAAAACCGGCGGGTGGCAGCGCGTGAATTGGTCAAGTTCGTGATGCATCCGCAGGAGGAAGTGCGCAAGCGCGCCGCGATTGCCCTGGGCCGTTCGCAGGATCCCGATGCCGTGCCCGCGCTGGTGGAGTTGTTGCGTTCGGGAAATCCGGCCGTCCGGGTGGAAGCTGCCTTTGCGCTCGGCCAACTGGCGCAGGCCAACACCGCGAGCGTGGTACTGGCCTTTCTCACCAATGAAAAAGACCTGGAAGTTCGCCTGCATCTGCTCGAAGCGCTCGGCAAGATTGCCAGCGATTCCTCCATCAGCCGCATCGATTCGACCCTGCAGCAGTTGCTGCAGGATGACATTCCCATCATGCGCGCCGAGGCAGCGCTCACCATCGGCCGGCTGGCGCACCGCCGTTTTTCGCGGCCAGGCTGGGGCGCAAAGCTGATCGCCCTGCTGACGGATGATAACGAAGAGGTGCGCTGGCGTTCCGCTTATGCGTTGTTCCGCCTCGCCGACGCCGCCACGGCACCGGCATTGGAGCAGGCGCTGCAGGATCGCAGCGGCCGCGTGCAAATGCAGGCTGCGCGCGCGCTCGGTGTCATCAATGCGCAGAAGGCCATCCCCTCGCTCAGCCGCCTCGCACACCACGACCCGGACTGGCGCGTGCGCGTGAGCGCAGCGCAGGCGCTCGGCAATCTGCTCGATCCGCAGCGCGACACCACCATGACGGCGCTGCTTCCCCTGCAGGACGCCAATCTCCACGTCCGATTGACGGCCGTACGCGCCCTCGGCACCGCCTACGAACACATTTCGCGCCGTCAAGCGCAACCAGCGCAAGCGGCAGTCGTCGCGCTTTTGCTGGGCCAGATCAAAGGCGCAGCGGCAAGCGGCGAACTCACCACCACCTGGCAGGAGCAAGTGGCAGCAGCGCAAGCGCTGGCCTCGGCGCTCGGGCCAGAGGCATTGACGCCGCTCGCGCCGCTGGCCGCCAGCTCCGAGGTTTATGTTCGCGCCGGCGCAGCGCCGGCCCTGGCAGCCACGCGCGCGCCCGGCGCATTGCCCATCCTGGAAAAGCTTGCCACGGACGAAGCAACGCTGGTGCGAATCGCCGCGCTGGAGGCCCTGCCCAAAATTTCTGCACCGCCCCAAGCATTGCCGATATATCTAAACGCCCTCGCGAGTGGCGACCAGGTGCTGACTGCCATCGCCGCACAAAACCTGGCAGCGGATTCCAGCCGGCGGCAGGAACATGCGACCGAAATCATTCAGGCCTATGAGAGCTTGCAGCCGCCGGTCGACGTGGAGGTGGCGCAAATGATTTTCAAAGCCCTGGCCGACTGCCGCAATCCCGCAGCCGTTCCGTTGCTCGAGGCAGCGTTGCAGGTGCCGGACAAACCGTTCGCGGCGGCTGCGGCAAGCGCGCTGCAACAGCTCACCGGCCGGGATTACAGCGACAAACTGCCCAAGGAAACCAAGCCGTCCTGGGATTTCGAGTATCGCGAAATCAGCAAGCTGCGCAGTGCCTGGGCCACGGTGGAAACCGACGCCGGTGAATTCGAGCTGCAATTTTTCCCCGAAGAAGCGCCGCTGGTGACGCTCAATTTCGTGCGGCTGGCGCAACGCGGATTTTTCAACGGCCTGCTCATTCATCGCGTGGTGCCGAATTTTGTGATTCAAACCGGCGACCCGCGCGGTGACATGTGGGGCTCGCCCGGCTATTCCCTGCGTTCGGAATTCAGCCGGCTGCGCTACACCCGCGGCATGGTGGGCATGGCCAGCGTCGGCCCGGACACGGAAGGGTCGCAGTGGTTCATCACTCATTCCGACCAGCCGCATCTCGATGGCCGCTACACGATTTTCGCGCGCGTGCGCAAGGGTATGGAAGTGGTGGAGGAGCTGCAAGTCGGTAATCGCATCAAAAGGATCACGACTCACTTTTGA
- a CDS encoding sigma-54 dependent transcriptional regulator codes for MKAGKVLIVDDEESMRAQLARWLSEVGYKTEAAASGREALGLVRRSNFDVVLLDLRLPDVDGFEVLQQLHEDYPDICVIVLTGYGTEDSPAQARQAGAFDFFEKQPLNYERLVSRIDAAIQQFRLQREHFYQQEEVKQRYRFENIVGESTAMRRMFDLIRKVAETDETILLQGESGTGKELVARAIHFNSPRKQKQLLVADCASLPEHLAESELFGHEKGAFTGAVSRRAGKFERANHTTLFLDEIGDLPVHLQIKFFRFLQERTFERLGGTEQIEVNVRVIAATNTRLAEAVAQGRFREELFHRLNRFPITVPPLRERHGDVLLLVRHFLEVYSRRGARRVKDISPEALRLLESYHFPGNVRELENIIASALLLEDSEVIQPEVIRGRLAPVGAADPPEFGSLPYKEAKEQFEKIYFSQLLRRFGNNVSKTAEFAGMDRSHVFTKLKQLGLRNNGEE; via the coding sequence ATGAAAGCCGGCAAGGTCTTGATCGTCGATGATGAAGAAAGTATGCGGGCACAGCTCGCCAGATGGCTGAGCGAAGTCGGCTATAAAACCGAGGCGGCGGCCAGCGGCCGCGAAGCGCTGGGGTTGGTACGCCGCAGCAATTTCGACGTCGTGCTTTTGGATTTGCGGCTGCCGGACGTCGACGGCTTCGAAGTGCTGCAGCAACTGCACGAAGACTATCCCGATATTTGCGTCATCGTGCTCACCGGCTACGGCACCGAGGATTCGCCGGCGCAAGCACGGCAGGCCGGCGCCTTCGATTTTTTCGAGAAGCAGCCGCTCAATTATGAGCGTTTGGTCAGCCGCATCGACGCCGCCATCCAGCAATTCCGGCTGCAGCGCGAGCATTTCTATCAACAGGAAGAGGTGAAGCAGCGCTATCGTTTCGAGAATATCGTCGGGGAAAGCACTGCCATGCGCCGGATGTTCGATTTGATCCGCAAAGTGGCGGAAACGGACGAGACGATTTTGTTGCAGGGGGAAAGCGGCACCGGCAAGGAGCTGGTGGCCCGCGCGATTCACTTCAACAGCCCGCGCAAGCAGAAGCAACTGCTGGTCGCCGACTGTGCCTCCTTGCCGGAACATCTCGCGGAAAGTGAATTGTTTGGCCACGAAAAAGGTGCCTTCACCGGCGCCGTTTCACGCCGCGCCGGCAAGTTCGAGCGCGCCAACCATACCACGCTCTTTCTGGATGAAATTGGAGATTTGCCGGTTCACCTTCAAATCAAATTCTTCCGCTTCCTGCAGGAGCGGACTTTCGAGCGCCTGGGCGGCACCGAGCAGATCGAAGTCAATGTGCGCGTCATTGCCGCCACCAACACAAGGCTCGCAGAGGCGGTGGCGCAGGGACGCTTTCGCGAGGAGCTGTTCCATCGCTTGAATCGTTTTCCCATCACCGTGCCGCCGTTGCGCGAGCGCCACGGTGATGTGCTGCTGCTGGTGCGGCATTTTTTGGAGGTGTACAGCCGCCGTGGCGCGCGCCGGGTGAAGGACATTTCGCCGGAAGCGCTGCGCTTGCTGGAGAGTTATCATTTTCCCGGCAACGTGCGTGAGCTGGAGAACATCATCGCCAGTGCCCTGCTGCTGGAAGACAGTGAAGTTATTCAGCCGGAGGTGATTCGCGGCCGTCTGGCACCGGTAGGCGCTGCTGACCCGCCCGAGTTCGGCAGTCTGCCCTACAAGGAAGCAAAAGAGCAGTTTGAAAAGATATACTTCTCGCAGCTTCTCCGGCGCTTCGGCAACAACGTCAGCAAAACCGCGGAGTTTGCGGGGATGGACCGCAGCCATGTTTTCACCAAACTCAAACAACTTGGCTTGCGAAACAACGGCGAGGAATGA